Part of the Anticarsia gemmatalis isolate Benzon Research Colony breed Stoneville strain chromosome 14, ilAntGemm2 primary, whole genome shotgun sequence genome, TAACGAATAAAGGCATTCAAAAGCCAGTACCTACTAGAGAAAGTTAAATCAACTGATTACGACATCCAAATGTCACTTTCATCTATATCAATCTACCCGACCACCCACACACAACATttatacgtaataaaataacaaagagttgaaataattaaacaacaataccAAAAAGAAAATCTAAAGTGAACCTCCCACGGAGCTGTCAGAAATGTCAGTTTGACAACTCAAGCGCATATGTCATGACGTCACTAGTGACGTTTGATTAGTGACGTCTAAATTGTAGTGGACAAGAGAaaagtattgtttgtttataaaattattaagtacttaaatcAATGTTAGATCATTTAAAGtatataattaggtatttgAACCGGTGATAGAGAATTTTGTTCTGattatggaataaaaatattcctgAGTCTTAAATATCGGATAATGAAATCTTGTTCTTACAATAATTTGGGACATCAGCATTTTTATACATTCTTCTGCGCTTTTAAATACTTGTAATCGGGCCATCGAGACAGATTTACAATTTTCAGCCAGTTTTCTTACATACTTAAGCAACGCCTTTACTGTCTAGTGGACAGACTTTATAGGTACTCGTTTATGTAGTTTTTTGTAGTTGTAtggtaataaattatataagttgATAATAAAACACAACAATTTCCCATAATAACGTTTATTGATTAGAATAAAAACCAATTgattagaataaaaaacaataataaagtaaaaaatacaataagaaaAAGCAAAATACCCAAAAGATTACACGATTAATATATTgtagtaagtataaaaaaaacatcatagtATACAATTATGCATGTTTGTATGTCATCATTTGCTCTTTAGACGCAGTCACAATCCTCACAAACGACAATATCACCTTTTTCATTCTTGCATACGCAGATGCAAGACTTTCCATCAGTAGCAAAACATTCACAGTCAGTCTTATCGCAATTCTCACATTGACAATCATCACACTTGCAAGACTTAGTACACTTACAATAATCGCAACGCACAATCTTGCCTTGCTTATTCTTGCATACGCAAATGCAAGACTTGCCATCTGTTAAAATGCAAACGCAGTTCGTCTTATCACACTTGCAGCCAGTGCAAGCGTTAGACTTGACACACTTGCAGTCATCACAACGTACTATCTTGCCTTGCTCATTCTTGCATACGCAGATGCAAGACTTACCATCTGTAGCAAGACACACGCAATTGGTTTTGTCGCAGTTGTCACATTGACAATCATCACACTTGCAAGACTTAGTGCACTTGCAGTCATCGCAACGAACAATCTTGCCTTGCTCATTCTTGCATACGCAAATGCAAGACTTGCCATGAGTTAAAATGCAAACACAATTAGCCGTATCACACTTGCAGTCCGAGCTGTCGTTAGATTTGACACACTTGCAGTCATCACAGCGGACAATCTTGCCTTGCTCATTCTTGCATACGCAAATGCAAGACTTCCCATCAGTAGCTAGACATACGCAGTTAGCTTTATCACAGTTGTCACATTGACAATCATCACACTTGCAAGACTTAGTGCACTTGCAGTCATCGCAACGAACAATCTTGCCACCTTCTTTCTCGCATACGCAGATGCAAGACTTACCATCAGTCAAAATGCAAAAGCAGTTAGCCTTATCACACTTGCAGTCAGTGCAAGCGTTAGACTTGTCACACTTGCAGTTATCACAGCGTATAATCTTGCCGTCTTCGTTCATGCATACACAGATGCAAGACTTACCATCAGTGGCAATGCAAGAACAATCAGACGTATCACAACTTTCACACTTGCATTCATCACACTCGCAAGACTCAGTACATTGACAGTCATCGCAACGTACAATCTTGCCATCTTTCTTGCATACACAGATGCAAGGTTTCCCATCAGTCAAGACACAAATGCATCCAGCTTGGTCAGCCTTGGCTGCTTTTTCTTTAGGACTGCAAGTGCAATCTTCACAGACTTTGATATTTCCTTTACAATCGCAGCAAACGCAAATGCATTTCGCGCCTTCGCTTGAAACGCAGACACAGGTCTTGTCGCAAATTCCAGCTTCATTGCACTTGCAAAGAACTATTTTCCCATCCTTCTTGCATACACAAATGCTATCCTTTCCATTAGTAGGAATGCAGACGCACCCATTCTTGTCGCATTTCTTGAACTCCTTCTTGCATTCTTCGGCGTTGATGCAAGCACAGTCATCGCAAGTCTTGATTCCTTCGTCATCGCAGACGCAAAGGCAAGATTTCCCATCAGCAGGAATGCAAATGCAAGAGGAATCAACGCATTTCCACTCGTTTTCGTCAGTTTTAATAGGCTTGCAGTCTTGGCAAGGAACTATTTTTCCTTCTGCGTTCTTGCTCACGCAGATGAAAAGCTTGCCTGCAGTTGGTATGCAGATGCACTCAGTCATGGCACAGACGGTCTTCTTCATTGATACTTTGCAGCAAGGCATGTTGGCTTCTTCTTTTTATCTGGAAAGAAAGAAAAGGGACTATTAATATCATAATCTTTTACTATTTTGAACACAATTTAAGTGTGCCAGCGGCCaaaaatatgtacgtattttcaaatttatattattaagtactaaCTTTAAGGTTTATGATCTCAGACTATTGACATAGTTATTaggtttattattgttatgcgTTTCACTGAATGATCAAAGCAAAGTTCGGTTGTATTACGATTagcaaaactaatattatatgacGAAACGCAGAGGCAATTGCGTTCACTAGTCTGTAAATGATTAGAGTCTAGGTGGTCTTAAAATAGATCAAACAAAAGATTAACTGGTCGTGTTGATTACTTGCAGTCGTAAAAGGCtgttatctatttataaacatgaATGGTTATATACATGATTATATACATGGTATAGTATATACATGGTTAATTGATCTAAATATAATGGAAACATTAGATACGTATCTATTTCTAAGATTTCAATAAAGTAGAGCTAgttttttcttagaatatttgAAAGATAGATTTAAAGTTTCAATTTCCAGTAATAACATTGGGCTTGGTGTTTTAAAGTATAAAAGCactcgtaaaaataaaaacatctcttctttgttttgtataaatgtaGTAATGAAATGACTCCATATTGACATAAATGGATTGTCACTACACACAGCAAAATCATTGGGAAAACAATCTAACAAATATTGGAAATATCCACACCTTACTAAACACTTAATACTCTTAATTATCCAAtcgaaaatttcaaaaaaacattgagtaactaagtaaattactaaaaaactaaCTAATTCAAAACCAATA contains:
- the LOC142978532 gene encoding uncharacterized protein LOC142978532; its protein translation is MPCCKVSMKKTVCAMTECICIPTAGKLFICVSKNAEGKIVPCQDCKPIKTDENEWKCVDSSCICIPADGKSCLCVCDDEGIKTCDDCACINAEECKKEFKKCDKNGCVCIPTNGKDSICVCKKDGKIVLCKCNEAGICDKTCVCVSSEGAKCICVCCDCKGNIKVCEDCTCSPKEKAAKADQAGCICVLTDGKPCICVCKKDGKIVRCDDCQCTESCECDECKCESCDTSDCSCIATDGKSCICVCMNEDGKIIRCDNCKCDKSNACTDCKCDKANCFCILTDGKSCICVCEKEGGKIVRCDDCKCTKSCKCDDCQCDNCDKANCVCLATDGKSCICVCKNEQGKIVRCDDCKCVKSNDSSDCKCDTANCVCILTHGKSCICVCKNEQGKIVRCDDCKCTKSCKCDDCQCDNCDKTNCVCLATDGKSCICVCKNEQGKIVRCDDCKCVKSNACTGCKCDKTNCVCILTDGKSCICVCKNKQGKIVRCDYCKCTKSCKCDDCQCENCDKTDCECFATDGKSCICVCKNEKGDIVVCEDCDCV